A part of Cannabis sativa cultivar Pink pepper isolate KNU-18-1 chromosome 6, ASM2916894v1, whole genome shotgun sequence genomic DNA contains:
- the LOC115695128 gene encoding uncharacterized protein LOC115695128 — MKIVSWNARGIGSDRAFQNLSRLVSTSSPTILFIMESRLLKNAINYVKNKLHFDSGLEMPRVGRSGGLLLLWTNDINVTLCSQSISHFDCYVSCAITNVSFHLTCFYGSPVDSLKLHTWQILKRIGRDNPRDPWLLIGDFNTFLFSHDKHGGNPDKGPSSDFRQLLDSVNLSPLDPVGPFLTWNNDVAHPKNIQERLDWGIINSSWLDIFPDATLTHLGFFGSDHRALKLVTSTTPGYRSRDHSKRFLFENVWLQDPNWDRILTSLGQTPRPPWKPSLTSSLPNPCALKSSTIGITKKTSTSNSKSVSLRKSWNRPGPPLFGTIVPLQLLNTSNPGSTPSSTRKKLTGNSALVPNGWLRGIKTRSFFTDLPPKGKKINKIHQLHTPNGGMVSDEESIIRKIESHFDQLFTSSNPTDTNMNTALEGISCFLLDSDKSLLTEDFSLDEIVQAFFQLPLDEAPGPDGFNSHFYKANWPAVRKDVLEAASSFLNGNANVAPLNNTLITLIRKVKQPKFISEFRPISLCNSIYKIMSKTIANRLKLVLNNLISPNQSAFLPGRLISDNIIIAQEVAHSIKLKTRGKMGWMAIKLDMAKAFDRVEWPFIVAILRKFQFRPSFLFCQASISSCNIIKDVLEVYERATGQKVNFQKSSLYFSPNVELRDQTLISDFMCIPVWSAFEKYLGLPQHIGRMKKQLFHYLQDKVWGHLHNWKNKVFSKGGKETLLKSVIQAIPTYSMACFRLPVATCHSLESVMANFWWGVNDNNRSKTHWQSLKKLCRSKKEGGLGFRSLVHFNQALLAKQAWRILKQPNSTVSKILSARYFPHSSFLNSSIGHSPSFVWRSICWGKELLHKGIISKIGNGQNTSTTRDHWIPGLHQVPTLSLVPDKVASFISPSLS, encoded by the exons ATGAAGATTGTGAGCTGGAATGCACGTGGAATTGGGAGTGATCGTGCATTCCAGAATCTCTCCCGTTTAGTGTCAACCAGTAGTcctactattttatttattatggaaTCTCGGCTTCTAAAGAATGCTATTAATTATGTTAAAAACAAGCTCCATTTTGATTCGGGCTTAGAAATGCCTAGGGTTGGTAGAAGCGGGGGCTTACTTTTGTTATGGACTAATGATATAAACGTCACTCTATGTTCTCAATCTATTAGTCATTTTGATTGCTATGTGTCGTGTGCCATCACTAATGTTTCGTTTCATCTTACTTGTTTTTACGGCTCTCCCGTTGACTCTCTCAAGCTTCACACTTGGCAAATCCTGAAAAGGATTGGTAGGGATAATCCCCGTGACCCTTGGCTTCTCATTGGGGATTTTAATACTTTTCTCTTTTCCCATGACAAACATGGGGGTAACCCTGACAAGGGCCCTTCTTCTGATTTTAGACAGTTGTTGGACTCTGTTAATCTTTCCCCGCTTGACCCAGTGGGGCCCTTCCTCACCTGGAACAACGATGTGGCTCACCCTAAAAATATTCAAGAGCGGTTGGACTGGGGGATCATCAACAGTTCTTGGTTGGATATCTTCCCGGATGCCACTCTTACCCACTTGGGTTTCTTCGGATCTGACCACAGAGCCTTGAAATTAGTCACATCCACCACTCCGGGATATCGGTCGAGGGACCATAGTAAGCGGTTTCTTTTCGAGAACGTGTGGCTACAGGACCCAAATTGGGATAGAATTTTAACCAGTCTTGGACAAACCCCACGACCTCCATGGAAGCCATCCCTAACCTCATCGCTACCCAATCCTTGTGCGCTGAAAAGCTCAACAATTGGAATCACAAAAAAGACTTCAACTTCAAACAGCAAATCTGTAAGCTTGAGAAAGAGCTGGAATCGGCCAGGTCCACCCCTATTTGGGACGATCGTACCATTGCAACTATTAAACACCTCCAATCCCGGCTCGACGCCTTCCTCTACAAGGAAGAAGCTTACTGGAAACAGCGCGCTCGTACCCAATGGTTGGCTCAGGGGGATAAAAACACGAAGTTTTTTCACCGATTTGCCTcccaaaggaaaaaaaatcaacaaaattcaCCAACTCCATACGCCAAATGGAGGCATGGTCTCGGACGAGGAGAGCATTATTCGGAAAATTGAGTCTCATTTTGACCAACTCTTCACCTCCTCAAACCCCACCGATACAAACATGAATACAGCTTTGGAAGGCATCAGTTGTTTTCTGTTAGACTCGGATAAATCCCTTCTGACCGAGGATTTTTCCTTAGATGAAATCGTGCAAGCGTTTTTCCAGCTTCCTCTGGACGAAGCCCCTGGCCCGGATGGCTTCAATTCTCACTTCTACAAAGCTAACTGGCCTGCTGTTAGGAAAGACGTGCTCGAAGCGGCTTCCAGTTTTCTCAATGGAAACGCAAATGTGGCCCCTCTGAATAACACCCTCATCACGCTCATTCGCAAAGTCAAGCAACCTAAGTTCATCTCTGAGTTTCGGCCTATTAGTCTCTGTAATAGTATCTATAAAATCATGTCGAAGACTATCGCCAACAGGCTGAAACTTGTTCTGAATAATTTGATCTCACCTAACCAAAGCGCATTCCTCCCAGGCAGGCTCATATCGGACAATATTATTATAGCCCAGGAAGTTGCGCACTCCATCAAACTAAAGACGCGCGGGAAAATGGGATGGATGGCGATCAAGCTTGACATGGCCAAAGCCTTCGACCGAGTGGAATGGCCTTTCATAGTAGCCATTCTCAGAAAATTCCAATTCCGTCCCAG TTTCCTCTTCTGTCAAGCTTCCATTAGCTCGTGCAACATCATCAAAGATGTTCTAGAGGTCTATGAGAGGGCCACGGGTCAGAAGGTAAATTTCCAAAAATCTTCGCTGTACTTCTCCCCAAATGTTGAGCTCAGGGATCAAACTTTGATCTCTGATTTCATGTGTATCCCGGTGTGGTCTGCCTTCGAAAAATATCTAGGTCTTCCTCAGCACATTGGGCGAATGAAAAAACAACTGTTCCATTATCTTCAAGACAAGGTCTGGGGTCACCTCCATAATTGGAAGAATAAAGTTTTCTCAAAAGGGGGCAAGGAAACTCTTCTTAAATCTGTCATTCAGGCCATCCCCACTTACTCTATGGCATGCTTTCGCCTTCCGGTGGCCACTTGTCATTCTCTCGAATCTGTTATGGCCAATTTCTGGTGGGGCGTTAATGATAACAACCGTTCTAAAACTCACTGGCAAAGTTTGAAAAAACTTTGTCGCTCCAAAAAGGAGGGCGGTTTAGGCTTTCGTTCCCTGGTCCACTTCAACCAAGCCTTACTTGCTAAGCAAGCCTGGCGCATCCTGAAACAGCCAAACTCAACGGTGTCAAAAATTTTGTCCGCTAGGTATTTTCCTCACTCATCCTTTCTTAATAGCTCAATAGGGCACTCACCTTCATTCGTCTGGCGTAGCATCTGTTGGGGAAAAGAGTTGTTGCACAAAggaattatttcaaaaataggTAACGGGCAGAACACATCCACGACCCGCGATCATTGGATCCCGGGTCTCCATCAGGTTCCTACCCTTTCCCTTGTCCCTGATAAAGTTGCCTCGTTCATCTCACCTTCTTTGTCTTAG